The following proteins are co-located in the Dyadobacter chenwenxiniae genome:
- a CDS encoding glycosyltransferase family 2 protein has translation MKYSIAVLVVTYNRLTLLKECINALRMQTYRFDSLFVINNGSTDGTEEWLSSQKDLKIITQQNSGGAGGFHTGIKAAMEENFDYLWLMDDDVIPLSDALEQLIKVKESNTDFSFLASLVKGKNGNIINVPVLNSDKSLDTNYPVWADKFESGLIKLQQATFVSILVNTATIKKVGLPIKEFFIWGDDYEYTARLSAITPAYFVGSSVVRHMRALEKSPALNEEVEDNRIKFHFYAVRNNVYLIKQNNTLIKRIFKCLTYPVFMIKSIIGSRKTVKKINVILKGFIAGIFFNPDIEYIDTKNI, from the coding sequence ATGAAATACTCAATAGCCGTTTTAGTGGTAACGTATAACAGGTTAACACTTCTTAAAGAATGTATTAACGCACTGAGAATGCAAACGTACCGGTTTGACAGTCTTTTTGTCATAAACAACGGTAGCACGGATGGTACTGAGGAATGGTTAAGTAGTCAGAAGGATTTAAAAATCATAACGCAACAAAATTCAGGCGGCGCAGGCGGCTTTCATACAGGTATAAAAGCGGCAATGGAAGAAAACTTTGATTATTTATGGCTTATGGATGATGATGTGATACCTTTATCAGACGCATTGGAACAACTAATTAAGGTGAAAGAGTCAAACACAGATTTTTCATTTTTAGCCAGCCTCGTTAAAGGGAAAAATGGGAATATAATCAATGTTCCGGTTCTGAATTCGGATAAAAGTTTGGACACTAACTACCCTGTATGGGCCGACAAATTCGAAAGTGGGCTAATTAAATTACAGCAAGCGACGTTTGTATCGATTCTAGTAAACACAGCTACTATAAAAAAAGTGGGTTTACCTATCAAAGAATTTTTCATTTGGGGCGATGACTATGAGTATACCGCTAGATTATCAGCCATAACACCAGCGTATTTCGTCGGATCGAGTGTTGTAAGACACATGAGAGCATTAGAAAAAAGTCCGGCTCTCAATGAAGAAGTTGAAGACAATCGAATCAAATTTCATTTCTATGCAGTCAGGAACAATGTATATTTAATTAAGCAAAACAATACACTAATTAAACGAATTTTCAAATGTTTGACATACCCAGTTTTTATGATCAAATCAATAATAGGCTCTAGAAAAACAGTGAAAAAGATAAATGTTATTTTGAAGGGTTTTATTGCAGGGATATTCTTTAATCCAGACATTGAGTATATTGATACTAAAAACATTTAA
- a CDS encoding acyltransferase family protein has protein sequence MKQLNSIQYLRALAALLVVYCHAIDQQMRLGQSYQQGFHHLQNFGAIGVDIFFVISGFIISYISKKEVGPKAALIFLKKRFIRINPAYYAASVIALGFMMLSNSFSFSTQSTLKTISILPIFESGEIFQNPILHIGWTLSFEWLFYLVVSLLMLLSVVQYKDHLLILILVVVTLLGILFPSKEIHFNFVTNPMILEFGFGILLSIIYKDLKAQPIIYPALLLAITAAFFIHLIYNGYGEISEASKILKGENVWQRIVIWGIPSATLALGLLFLEKQMGSNFFHNKKLLLLGDASYAIYLVHQTCFKVIISVLQKTHFASKLNLDFLVLILVCISVMTGILFHIYIEKKLISFFNKILVKHEILNSRFSGNV, from the coding sequence ATGAAACAACTTAACTCCATTCAATATCTTCGCGCATTAGCAGCCCTACTAGTAGTATACTGCCATGCTATCGACCAGCAAATGCGTTTAGGCCAATCTTATCAACAAGGCTTTCACCATCTGCAGAATTTTGGTGCAATTGGAGTAGATATATTTTTTGTTATATCAGGCTTCATCATTTCCTATATCTCAAAGAAGGAAGTTGGACCAAAAGCGGCGTTGATATTTCTGAAGAAAAGGTTTATCAGAATTAATCCGGCGTATTATGCAGCTAGTGTAATCGCTTTGGGTTTCATGATGCTGAGCAACAGCTTCTCGTTTTCTACACAGTCAACCCTTAAAACCATATCTATACTTCCTATTTTTGAATCAGGCGAGATATTTCAGAACCCGATACTGCACATCGGCTGGACATTAAGCTTCGAATGGTTGTTTTACCTAGTGGTTTCTTTACTTATGTTATTATCAGTTGTTCAATACAAAGATCACCTTTTGATATTGATCTTGGTTGTTGTAACATTATTAGGAATCTTGTTTCCAAGTAAGGAAATTCACTTTAATTTTGTCACAAATCCAATGATCTTGGAATTTGGCTTTGGTATACTCTTATCAATAATTTACAAAGATTTAAAAGCACAACCAATTATCTATCCAGCACTCTTGTTAGCCATAACCGCTGCTTTTTTCATACACCTTATATATAATGGCTATGGAGAAATATCAGAAGCTTCAAAAATTCTTAAAGGTGAAAATGTTTGGCAAAGAATTGTCATTTGGGGAATTCCAAGTGCAACCCTTGCACTTGGATTGTTATTTCTTGAAAAACAAATGGGATCAAACTTCTTTCATAACAAGAAACTACTGTTATTAGGTGATGCGTCCTACGCCATATATCTAGTGCATCAAACATGCTTCAAAGTCATCATTTCAGTTCTGCAAAAAACTCATTTTGCATCAAAATTAAACTTGGATTTTTTGGTCTTAATATTGGTGTGTATATCGGTTATGACAGGCATCCTGTTTCATATTTATATTGAAAAGAAACTCATATCTTTTTTTAACAAAATATTAGTTAAACATGAAATACTCAATAGCCGTTTTAGTGGTAACGTATAA
- the glf gene encoding UDP-galactopyranose mutase has protein sequence MKKNRFLIVGAGFTGAVIAERLSKKQDCEIVIIDERNHIGGNCHTKRDDETGVMVHTYGPHIFNTDNRKVWEYINQFCEMVPFVNRVKTVYNGKVYSMPINLHTINQFFSKTFNPKEAQNFIETLGDKTITEPCNFEEQALKFIGKELYEAFFYGYTKKQWGCEPSELPASILKRLPVRFNYNDNYYNTQLQGIPRNGYTDIFEKMLDNPCIDVRLNTHFSYEGDTLDYDHIFYTGPIDAFFGYKYGRLSYRTVYFESNIVSGDYQGNPVINYADATVPYTRVHEHKHFTPWENHDKTIYFKEFSKETSEADIPYYPKRLSKDLEMLELYQNEVKKLTNFSFLGRLATYRYMDMHHVIGEALELMETDNYLRNETT, from the coding sequence ATGAAAAAAAATAGATTCCTAATAGTCGGCGCTGGATTTACAGGAGCTGTAATCGCTGAAAGATTAAGTAAAAAGCAGGATTGCGAAATTGTAATAATAGATGAGCGTAATCATATAGGCGGTAATTGCCACACTAAGAGAGATGACGAAACCGGAGTGATGGTACATACTTATGGCCCACACATTTTTAATACTGATAATAGGAAGGTATGGGAATATATTAATCAATTTTGTGAAATGGTGCCTTTCGTTAACAGGGTAAAAACTGTTTATAACGGAAAAGTATATTCAATGCCGATTAATTTGCATACAATCAACCAGTTCTTTTCTAAAACATTTAATCCAAAAGAGGCTCAAAACTTTATAGAAACCCTTGGCGATAAGACTATTACAGAACCCTGTAATTTTGAAGAACAAGCATTGAAATTTATAGGAAAGGAATTATACGAAGCATTTTTCTACGGTTACACAAAAAAGCAGTGGGGATGTGAGCCAAGTGAACTACCTGCTTCAATTTTGAAACGACTTCCCGTCCGATTTAATTATAACGATAATTATTATAACACGCAGCTTCAGGGCATTCCAAGGAATGGTTATACAGATATATTCGAAAAAATGCTGGATAATCCTTGCATTGACGTTCGGTTAAACACACATTTTAGCTATGAAGGGGATACATTGGACTATGATCATATCTTTTATACAGGGCCAATAGATGCGTTTTTTGGATATAAATACGGTCGTCTAAGTTACCGGACCGTTTATTTTGAAAGCAATATAGTTTCCGGAGATTATCAGGGGAACCCAGTCATTAATTATGCTGACGCAACTGTGCCATACACTCGCGTTCATGAGCACAAACACTTCACACCATGGGAGAATCACGACAAAACGATCTACTTTAAAGAGTTCAGTAAGGAAACTTCAGAAGCGGACATCCCCTACTATCCTAAAAGACTTTCAAAAGATTTAGAAATGTTAGAGTTGTATCAAAATGAAGTAAAAAAGCTTACCAATTTCAGTTTTCTTGGTCGCTTAGCAACTTATCGTTATATGGACATGCATCATGTGATTGGAGAGGCTCTTGAACTGATGGAAACGGATAATTATTTACGGAATGAAACAACTTAA
- a CDS encoding flippase — protein sequence MSKKGLFQNIISLGVVQVTNYALPLITVPVISRILGPDKFGVISYAASFMAYFTLLIGYGFDLTATRKISKDPANTSLRNQVFNEVFACKLLLFLISTFIFIICLFSFPPLALEKKVAVFSFIACIGTVFTQNWLFQAMQDLPKIAWLSLISKLLFTFTILIVVQQREDYVWQPLVTSLIQIVVAVSSYIWAVRKYNLRFHKVGLGEIFNLLWEEKVVFFSLMVISLYTTSNIIILGLFQSETQVGYYSAAQKLMEVARSVITLPLAMALYPYIGKAFGEGKDVGLRTVHRILPVIVLFTAISGVAMLLTGPMVLKMFYGNKFEPSIPVFQLLTFIPLIIALSNVFGIQIMMNLKMDKQFFRITASCAIISVILNVFMVQKIGYIGTAINWLVTEIVITISMYIVLRRNGINPIDARQFAPSAIYSQLQPVILKLSKRYEKK from the coding sequence ATGAGTAAAAAGGGACTGTTTCAGAATATCATTTCATTGGGCGTTGTACAAGTTACAAACTACGCCTTACCTCTGATTACGGTTCCAGTTATCTCTCGTATTTTAGGGCCAGATAAATTTGGAGTAATTAGTTACGCGGCCTCGTTCATGGCCTACTTTACTTTATTGATTGGCTATGGTTTTGACTTAACAGCCACTAGAAAAATTTCAAAAGATCCAGCAAATACTTCGCTTAGAAATCAGGTTTTCAACGAAGTATTTGCCTGCAAACTGCTTTTGTTTCTAATTTCAACATTTATATTTATTATTTGTCTTTTTAGTTTCCCTCCTCTGGCGCTAGAAAAAAAGGTAGCAGTATTTTCATTTATTGCCTGTATTGGCACCGTCTTTACTCAGAATTGGCTGTTTCAAGCAATGCAAGATCTGCCCAAAATTGCATGGTTGAGTTTAATAAGCAAGCTCTTATTCACTTTTACAATTTTGATCGTAGTTCAACAAAGAGAGGACTACGTATGGCAGCCATTGGTTACGAGTCTAATTCAAATTGTGGTTGCCGTTTCTTCATATATTTGGGCGGTAAGAAAATATAACCTACGGTTTCATAAAGTAGGTTTAGGCGAAATATTTAACCTTTTATGGGAAGAAAAGGTTGTCTTTTTTTCACTAATGGTGATAAGTCTTTACACGACCTCGAATATTATAATTCTAGGGTTATTTCAAAGTGAAACCCAGGTTGGATATTATTCAGCGGCGCAGAAATTAATGGAAGTAGCACGCTCCGTGATTACTCTTCCCCTGGCAATGGCACTTTATCCCTACATTGGAAAGGCGTTTGGAGAAGGGAAAGATGTAGGGTTAAGAACGGTTCACAGAATATTGCCTGTCATAGTATTGTTTACCGCTATTAGTGGAGTTGCTATGCTACTTACAGGTCCAATGGTATTAAAAATGTTTTATGGAAATAAATTTGAGCCTTCCATCCCTGTATTTCAGCTACTGACATTCATTCCATTGATTATCGCTCTAAGTAATGTATTTGGAATACAAATAATGATGAATCTAAAAATGGATAAACAATTTTTCCGAATAACCGCTTCCTGCGCAATTATTAGCGTCATACTTAATGTGTTCATGGTTCAAAAAATTGGATACATCGGAACAGCTATAAACTGGCTGGTTACAGAAATTGTGATAACCATAAGCATGTATATTGTTTTAAGGAGAAATGGAATAAACCCTATTGATGCAAGGCAGTTTGCTCCATCCGCAATATACAGTCAACTACAACCGGTAATACTCAAACTCTCAAAACGATATGAAAAAAAATAG
- the gmd gene encoding GDP-mannose 4,6-dehydratase, with the protein MANKVALITGVTGQDGAYLSELLLSKGYTVHGLKRRSSLFNTDRIDHLYEDPHVANPKFILHYGDLTDSMNLTRIIQEVQPDEIYNLAAMSHVQVSFEMPEYTANADGIGTLRILEAVRLLGLTKKTKIYQASTSELYGLVQQVPQSETTPFYPRSPYAVAKMYAYWITVNYREAYGMFASNGILFNHESPLRGETFVTRKITRAAAKIVLGLQDCLYMGNIDSQRDWGHAKDYVEAMYLILQQEVSEDFVIATGVTTRVREFIRKTFAFLGVELTFTGTEENEVGTISAIDTARLAELGIANGEHLKTGTTVLKIDPRYYRPTEVDLLIGNPGKCDEKLGWKPKHTLDMLIEDMATSDLRLFQKDQLLLKEGFGVLNYFE; encoded by the coding sequence ATGGCAAACAAGGTAGCATTAATTACAGGGGTAACAGGACAGGATGGAGCTTATCTGTCTGAACTTTTACTAAGCAAGGGTTACACCGTTCACGGTCTGAAACGCAGAAGTTCGCTTTTCAACACGGACCGTATCGATCATCTTTATGAAGACCCGCACGTAGCTAACCCTAAATTCATTCTACATTACGGCGACCTTACCGATTCGATGAACCTTACCCGGATCATTCAGGAAGTTCAACCGGATGAAATTTATAACCTGGCTGCGATGAGCCATGTTCAAGTAAGTTTTGAGATGCCGGAATATACAGCTAACGCCGATGGAATTGGCACACTTCGTATTCTTGAAGCGGTGCGCCTATTGGGTTTAACCAAAAAGACCAAAATCTATCAGGCTTCGACTTCGGAACTATACGGATTGGTACAGCAGGTTCCACAATCGGAAACAACACCGTTTTACCCACGTTCTCCTTATGCAGTTGCAAAAATGTATGCGTACTGGATTACGGTGAATTACAGAGAAGCATATGGAATGTTCGCTTCCAACGGAATTCTATTTAACCACGAATCTCCACTACGCGGAGAAACTTTTGTAACACGAAAAATCACAAGAGCTGCTGCCAAGATTGTTTTGGGGTTACAGGATTGCCTTTATATGGGGAACATTGATTCGCAACGCGACTGGGGACATGCGAAAGATTATGTTGAGGCGATGTATCTGATTTTGCAACAGGAAGTTTCTGAAGACTTTGTTATTGCAACCGGTGTAACAACGCGTGTTCGTGAATTTATCCGTAAAACGTTTGCTTTCCTAGGCGTTGAATTAACGTTCACTGGTACGGAAGAAAATGAAGTAGGCACAATATCTGCGATTGACACAGCTCGCCTTGCAGAACTGGGAATTGCAAATGGTGAACATTTGAAAACAGGAACTACTGTCCTGAAAATCGATCCAAGATATTACCGCCCAACCGAAGTTGATCTGTTAATCGGAAATCCAGGAAAATGTGATGAAAAACTTGGATGGAAACCTAAGCATACACTTGATATGCTAATTGAAGATATGGCAACTTCTGATTTACGTTTGTTCCAAAAAGATCAATTGCTATTGAAAGAAGGATTTGGTGTTTTGAATTATTTTGAATGA
- the fcl gene encoding GDP-L-fucose synthase, with the protein MKQSDKIYIAGHRGMVGSAIHRALSQKGYSNIVTRTSSELDLRNQQDVADFFAEEKPDYVFLAAAKVGGIVANNTYRADFIYENLMIEANVIHQAYLHKVSKLMFLGSSCIYPKLAPQPLKEDYLLTGLLEETNEPYAIAKIAGIKLCEAYHDQYGCNFISVMPTNLYGYGDNYNLKNSHVLPALIRKFHEAKEANKPFVEAWGTGSPKREFLFADDLAEACLYLMETYNGRELVNVGTGEDLSIKELTELVAKTTGYEGEIKWDTSKPDGTPRKLMDVSKLHAQGWKHTIELPEGVALAYEDFLANQEVYTV; encoded by the coding sequence ATGAAACAATCAGATAAAATATACATAGCCGGCCATCGTGGAATGGTTGGATCCGCTATTCACAGGGCGCTGAGCCAGAAGGGTTACAGTAACATTGTAACAAGGACTTCATCTGAACTGGACTTGCGCAATCAGCAGGATGTTGCCGATTTTTTTGCGGAAGAAAAACCTGACTATGTGTTTCTCGCAGCCGCCAAAGTGGGCGGAATCGTGGCCAACAACACATACAGGGCAGATTTCATTTATGAAAATTTGATGATTGAAGCAAACGTAATTCACCAGGCCTATCTCCATAAAGTGAGCAAGCTCATGTTTTTGGGATCCTCGTGTATATATCCAAAGCTGGCTCCACAACCTTTAAAAGAAGACTATTTGTTGACGGGCTTGTTGGAAGAGACAAACGAACCTTATGCCATCGCAAAAATTGCCGGAATTAAACTCTGCGAAGCATATCATGATCAGTATGGCTGCAACTTTATAAGTGTAATGCCGACGAATTTGTATGGCTACGGCGACAATTATAACCTGAAAAACTCTCATGTTCTGCCCGCTTTGATCCGCAAATTCCACGAAGCAAAAGAAGCAAATAAACCTTTCGTGGAGGCTTGGGGAACGGGATCACCCAAACGTGAATTTCTTTTCGCAGACGATCTGGCGGAAGCATGTTTGTACCTCATGGAAACATACAATGGTCGCGAATTGGTCAATGTCGGAACTGGGGAAGACCTGTCTATCAAAGAATTGACTGAACTGGTTGCTAAAACTACCGGCTATGAAGGTGAAATAAAATGGGACACCTCCAAGCCGGACGGCACTCCAAGGAAACTCATGGATGTCTCGAAACTGCACGCACAGGGATGGAAGCACACCATTGAATTGCCAGAAGGAGTTGCTCTGGCTTACGAAGACTTCTTAGCAAATCAGGAAGTGTATACGGTTTAG
- a CDS encoding mannose-1-phosphate guanylyltransferase — protein sequence MSKLIHVILSGGVGSRLWPVSRKSMPKQYIPMFGDKSLFQLTAERSMLSVDSTLVVGNKDNYLLSQADMMRAGVTDFTEIVEAAPRNTAAAIAFAAFAVQPDDILLVTPSDHIITDERAYADAIAEAVTLAEQDYLVTFGITPAKPETGYGYIEYSGNTVLSFREKPNEQTAQMFIDSGNFLWNSGMFCFRAGVYLEELNRYEPDILQTALTCYENQTEGLLPENETMQIPSKSIDYAVMERSEKIKVVQANFGWSDLGSFESIWEHWEGQGEIHRFKDNNCVVGSDKHVEFLGVSNIVLVETNDAILVLAKSSSQDVKKIYERLEREKPELVN from the coding sequence ATGTCAAAACTTATTCATGTTATATTATCGGGAGGAGTAGGAAGCCGTTTATGGCCTGTATCCCGGAAATCCATGCCTAAGCAATATATTCCCATGTTCGGGGACAAATCGCTTTTTCAACTTACCGCGGAGAGAAGTATGCTATCCGTTGATAGTACGCTGGTGGTAGGAAACAAAGACAACTACCTCCTCTCCCAGGCTGATATGATGCGTGCAGGTGTGACTGATTTCACAGAGATCGTTGAAGCGGCGCCAAGAAATACTGCAGCTGCTATTGCATTTGCCGCTTTTGCTGTGCAACCGGATGACATTTTACTGGTAACACCGTCGGATCACATTATTACTGATGAACGTGCTTATGCGGATGCCATTGCTGAAGCGGTTACCCTGGCAGAGCAGGATTATCTGGTCACATTTGGGATTACTCCTGCGAAGCCGGAAACAGGATATGGTTATATCGAATACAGCGGCAACACAGTGCTGTCGTTCAGGGAAAAGCCGAACGAACAGACTGCGCAAATGTTCATTGACTCCGGAAATTTCCTGTGGAACAGCGGCATGTTTTGTTTCCGGGCCGGTGTCTATCTTGAAGAATTGAATCGCTACGAACCTGATATCCTTCAAACTGCCTTAACCTGTTATGAAAATCAGACAGAAGGATTGCTTCCCGAAAATGAGACCATGCAGATTCCTTCTAAAAGCATTGACTATGCGGTGATGGAGCGTTCTGAGAAGATCAAGGTTGTTCAGGCAAACTTCGGCTGGTCGGATCTGGGCTCTTTTGAGTCTATCTGGGAGCACTGGGAAGGTCAAGGAGAAATCCACCGCTTTAAGGACAACAATTGCGTGGTTGGCTCTGACAAACACGTCGAATTTTTGGGCGTAAGTAACATTGTTCTTGTAGAGACCAACGATGCCATCTTGGTTTTAGCAAAATCAAGCTCGCAGGATGTGAAGAAGATTTATGAGAGACTCGAACGCGAAAAGCCTGAACTCGTTAACTAA
- a CDS encoding GumC family protein, translating to MEDLNSNRKGFEENEPSFNLNEYIRRLIRYWYMFPIFLFLFLTAAFFYLQISQPVYSTKTSILIKEEKSLGGSQGDILTEMSSQFGGNKTVENEMEIFKSQTLIEQVVKELGLDVTYTTKDGLRTVDLYSKTPVKIKPEVITEFAYEEPMTIHMVDSAHFRFNDEEQLFTFNQRFNNSWGAFIVTKGQDSEFKDITINFTDVKNLAESILQRVSVQQPNIKSTVLEIIYEDVDVQRSKDVLNKLLDVYIQSSLNDKNSEASNTLKFIENRLGLITGELGDVEKDVESYKTNQGITDISAESQLFLENIKENDSKLNEVNTKISILESVDNYIQNAGEGAVAPATYMIDDPVLVSLLTKFNDLELQRERYARTTSPNNPLLQTINTQLAGTRQSIRENVQNLKRGMAVTKNNLEGINTRFSAGLRSIPKKEREFVGIKRQQAIKEELYLYLLQKREETALAYASTVTDSRLIDAPISTFKPIKPKKMLVWLGSGVAGLILPLLLINLLFLLNNRVQTREDIENVTHSSILGEIGQMKTAANGQPGEESIIKMTSRSAVAEQFRALRTNLQYLGDGTCRVLMFTSSIGGEGKSFISINLAASLAYSDKRVLLIGLDLRKPTLHERLLVSNKTGASNCLIGQGHYEDFIQSSGVHPKFDVLTSGPIPPNPSELLSNGRLPVMLAELREKYDYILIDSPPYGLVTDSALIAEHVDATLYLVRFNYTILDHLKRIGELQRARRFSNLAVIFNGVNYGAGYGYGYGYGGYGYGYYAEETEGRVQNMGTRLKKLVGR from the coding sequence ATGGAAGATCTGAATTCGAATCGTAAAGGCTTTGAGGAGAACGAGCCGAGCTTTAACCTTAATGAATACATTAGGAGACTGATAAGATATTGGTACATGTTCCCAATCTTTCTGTTTCTTTTCCTGACTGCCGCTTTCTTTTATCTGCAAATCTCCCAGCCTGTTTACAGCACAAAAACAAGCATCCTGATCAAGGAGGAAAAAAGCCTTGGCGGCTCGCAGGGGGACATTCTGACGGAAATGAGTTCGCAGTTCGGCGGAAACAAGACTGTTGAGAATGAAATGGAGATTTTTAAGTCACAGACCCTCATTGAACAGGTAGTTAAAGAGTTGGGCCTGGATGTGACGTATACAACCAAGGATGGTTTGAGAACCGTCGACTTATATAGTAAGACACCAGTTAAAATCAAGCCGGAAGTTATTACAGAATTCGCATACGAAGAGCCAATGACCATTCACATGGTTGATAGCGCGCACTTCAGGTTTAATGACGAAGAGCAGCTATTTACTTTTAACCAAAGGTTTAATAACAGCTGGGGAGCTTTCATTGTAACCAAGGGGCAGGATTCTGAATTCAAGGACATCACAATTAATTTTACGGATGTTAAGAATCTAGCCGAAAGTATTTTGCAAAGGGTAAGTGTGCAACAACCGAATATTAAAAGCACGGTGCTGGAAATTATCTATGAAGATGTTGATGTTCAAAGGTCGAAGGATGTTTTAAACAAGTTACTGGATGTATATATTCAATCGTCTCTGAACGACAAGAATAGTGAAGCTAGTAACACATTAAAGTTTATTGAGAATCGTCTTGGCCTGATAACCGGCGAACTTGGCGATGTGGAGAAAGATGTTGAGTCGTATAAGACAAATCAAGGCATTACAGACATCAGTGCTGAGTCCCAGCTTTTCCTGGAAAATATCAAGGAAAACGATTCCAAACTAAATGAGGTAAATACGAAGATCAGCATCCTGGAAAGTGTAGATAACTATATTCAGAATGCCGGGGAAGGTGCTGTTGCGCCCGCAACCTATATGATAGATGATCCCGTTTTGGTATCACTTTTGACCAAATTTAATGATTTGGAGCTGCAGAGAGAAAGATATGCTCGGACAACTTCTCCAAATAACCCATTATTACAGACCATTAATACGCAATTAGCGGGTACGAGGCAGTCAATTCGCGAGAACGTGCAGAACTTAAAGCGTGGGATGGCTGTAACGAAGAATAACCTGGAAGGAATCAATACAAGGTTCTCTGCCGGTCTTCGCAGCATTCCTAAAAAAGAAAGGGAGTTCGTAGGCATCAAACGTCAGCAAGCTATCAAGGAGGAGTTATATTTGTATCTTTTGCAAAAAAGAGAAGAAACAGCTTTGGCTTATGCATCTACTGTTACAGATAGCCGCTTGATCGATGCGCCGATTTCTACTTTCAAACCAATTAAGCCAAAGAAAATGCTGGTATGGCTTGGTTCAGGTGTTGCAGGACTTATACTTCCTTTGTTGTTGATTAATCTGCTTTTCTTACTAAATAACAGGGTCCAAACAAGAGAGGACATTGAAAATGTTACCCACTCTTCTATTCTTGGAGAAATAGGTCAGATGAAAACAGCTGCAAATGGCCAGCCCGGAGAGGAAAGCATTATCAAAATGACAAGTAGAAGTGCTGTCGCTGAACAGTTTAGGGCATTACGAACGAACCTCCAGTATCTGGGTGACGGCACTTGCCGCGTACTCATGTTCACATCTTCGATCGGTGGTGAAGGGAAAAGCTTTATCAGTATCAACCTGGCGGCAAGTTTGGCATATTCCGACAAACGCGTACTATTAATTGGTCTGGATTTACGGAAGCCGACATTGCATGAACGTCTTTTAGTTTCAAACAAAACTGGTGCATCGAACTGTTTGATTGGCCAGGGCCACTATGAAGATTTTATTCAAAGCTCAGGCGTCCACCCAAAATTTGATGTACTGACCAGCGGTCCGATACCACCTAACCCGTCAGAGCTTTTGAGCAACGGCCGATTACCGGTAATGCTGGCAGAACTTCGTGAAAAGTATGATTATATTTTGATCGATTCTCCACCCTATGGATTGGTAACGGATTCTGCCCTTATTGCAGAGCACGTTGATGCAACTTTGTACCTTGTGCGTTTCAACTACACTATCCTTGATCACTTAAAGCGAATTGGCGAGCTTCAACGCGCCCGTCGTTTCAGCAATCTTGCCGTGATCTTTAATGGTGTTAACTATGGCGCAGGATACGGTTACGGATACGGTTACGGTGGTTATGGATACGGATATTATGCAGAGGAAACCGAAGGTCGTGTACAGAACATGGGTACCCGTCTTAAAAAATTGGTTGGTAGATAA
- a CDS encoding polysaccharide biosynthesis/export family protein has product MKLDLTYLTRFCCLLIVAGMAMMGGMTSCVSPKTIVYFQGDSSRYSSQEITQKYIPKLQSSDILSIIVGSLNAEANEVFNTPNLFTTSSTNYSNIGGSRLQPLGYLVDMEGDIEIPLIGKMRVSGLTTSQAADSIRIRLQNYLKEPSVIVRNLNFKISVLGEVKLPAVYVIPDEKITLPEVLSLAGDLTIYGNRANVMIIREENGKREYARIDLTSRDIFSSPYYYLHKNDVIYVEPVKARMLDTDSRIRTVPLLVTIVGGISTLGILILNLTN; this is encoded by the coding sequence ATGAAATTGGATCTTACGTATTTAACAAGATTTTGCTGTTTATTGATTGTCGCCGGCATGGCGATGATGGGAGGAATGACTTCTTGCGTCTCCCCAAAAACGATTGTATATTTCCAAGGAGACTCTTCGCGCTACTCTTCTCAAGAAATTACCCAAAAATATATTCCTAAACTTCAATCGAGCGATATCCTTTCCATTATCGTGGGAAGTTTGAATGCCGAGGCTAATGAAGTTTTTAATACGCCTAACTTATTTACCACTTCAAGTACTAACTATTCAAACATTGGCGGCTCAAGATTGCAGCCGCTGGGTTATTTGGTAGATATGGAAGGAGACATTGAAATTCCTCTTATCGGTAAAATGAGGGTTTCCGGACTAACAACTTCTCAGGCAGCAGACTCCATCCGGATTCGCCTGCAAAACTACCTGAAAGAGCCTTCTGTCATTGTACGTAACCTGAACTTCAAAATATCCGTACTGGGCGAAGTAAAGCTTCCCGCGGTCTACGTAATTCCTGACGAAAAAATCACACTTCCCGAAGTGCTAAGTCTTGCAGGTGATTTGACCATATACGGGAACCGTGCCAATGTAATGATCATCAGAGAAGAAAACGGCAAGCGCGAATACGCACGGATTGACCTTACCTCAAGAGATATATTCAGCTCTCCCTACTATTATCTCCATAAAAACGATGTGATCTATGTTGAACCGGTGAAGGCGCGTATGCTGGATACGGACAGCAGGATCAGGACAGTGCCATTGCTCGTAACTATTGTAGGAGGGATAAGCACGCTTGGTATCCTTATACTGAATTTGACCAATTAA